One region of Eupeodes corollae chromosome 1, idEupCoro1.1, whole genome shotgun sequence genomic DNA includes:
- the LOC129940576 gene encoding tudor domain-containing protein 7B, with protein sequence MSMSKSPDTAQQIKNIVSVFRALVTSRKQPCTLREILREYPEVESRPIYPNQLGYKSIEELLRESGEFVLTKLGGETCIAAKFSKNSSHIASLVRGQKSSGKSNKAIKKAQIRQPSRPSDQSWNKSSYSSNVYQKLPPTLNRFIQSQNAMNGYGDSNNNTNQVNNRNNAHQYQQKQQGNASNYNNNRQQNQQQQAPCGGQKDLRDKLKGGQKDLREKLNTKKDPKMMPNNKPVQQQQQQQQQQQQPNQDLRERLNMKQNQQSAQNNSQHSQHHQFHQQQQQQQSNKDKISPRAILGQNNNANGAPNYAKQQPAISSAHLQNSNAIALASTMILAQRQQMVIQQHLQQANRQQSQQPYQHPTQRLPQQQQRPQQQQQQQTHQHPDQKRYQPPHHQQQQQHQQQKPNQQLSASNYQNQNKQQQQHVVTLGPSVPGKNSVQDRLKIKISNNMCKTNNNNFNSNGGGSTANTPDSSPGLSSAGSDQPSPFGDRKSNVIKNETQETQQIIPPKVFQFNPKLDPVTSLSQYCVVRRCAQPEYTFFRSKFSKLFQCHVLVNESIYSTYPNEYPNENLAKFSCAGMAIEEIKIQESRRHLPVCPDSDQDLTAKIYQELKSHPHGIFAKNLPEWFESTFKQLLPDHWWSLIEGSKQFLTETSTRDSLIIFSNNDFEAGDDDEPEVESYTLESIKLPWAEKYWNLYITHCVSTTEIWARLFGKEYSDEFDNLMNEIDMHMLTDKTRPVSVACKQIYLVCIAECWHRVRLEEVDKLNAIGQCFFIDFGDEDWVPVSQLYICEKKFLKLAPQAVSFSLFGLEDFAGNPNAKRHLDAMLASKSVVGEILTKEEIYAAGNAEGSVVNIQVVLYDTSSQEDVNLNPLVLHQICNDTPPPEIKRTGLTTVLITHITDTGDVFLQVRNSELQYVQKLINQLIESKFKKDQHKVTRADVKSSTMFLICDKTTNQWYRGVLANSSNSQLEEDEFDIFYIDYGMTKKTNISNMFQLESLSTALSKFPRQGIKARLDNIPATSPAIIARMRGLLPADSRALVKIGTPSSIPLVIVYKRFEGSEALCNVNEVIRIEQELESSSSDLLDDSLTISLNDGKSSSGGGSSLQSPGANSRNNSSVDLQQTFRNLTTKTNSVPSSPQKSDYMLKLKSYEDVPNVGEFMDVRVTMSANPLNFVVQPYKDFPELRKLMKDLQEYCENNDEFIPVDMVEIGQVYAGKNKDGFFHRVIVVNKYEDMIHVSFCDFGDVDILRCDQLKTLPGKFRQLPKQAIQAKLYGITPRNVDWALEDCLRFRELTVGQKFVSVIKRISDGDKISPDTRILELDLIDVQTDEDIFIRDILINEKRAIEANDNGKGE encoded by the exons ATGTCAATGTCGAAATCACCCGACACagcacaacaaataaaaaatatagtttcggTTTTTCGTGCGCTAGTCACATCCCGCAAACAACCATGTACGTTACGTGAAATTCTTCGAGAGTATCCTGAAGTTGAGAGCAGACCCATCTATCCCAACCAACTTGGATATAAATCTATTGAAGAACTTCTCCGCGAGAGTGGGGAATTTGTGCTTACAAAACTAGGTGGGGAG ACATGCATCGCTGCTAAGTTCAGCAAGAACTCTTCGCATATTGCCTCATTGGTGCGTGGACAGAAGAGTAGTGGCAAGTCGAACAAGGCAATCAAGAAGGCACAAATACGACAACCCTCACGCCCATCTGATCAGAGTTGGAATAAAAGTTCTTACTCATCGAATGTTTATCAGAAGTTGCCCCCGACTTTAAATAGATTTATCCAGTCGCAAAATGCAATGAACGGCTATGGTGATAGCAACAACAATACGAATCAAGTAAATAATCGAAACAACGCACATCAGTATCAACAGAAGCAGCAAGGGAACGCTAGCAATTACAATAACAATCGACAACAAAACCAGCAGCAGCAAGCTCCGTGCGGTGGACAAAAGGATTTGCGAGATAAGTTGAAAGGTGGACAGAAAGACTTGCGTGAAAAGCTGAACACTAAAAAGGATCCTAAAATGATGCCAAACAACAAGCCggtgcagcagcagcagcagcagcagcagcaacagcaacaaccgAATCAAGATCTTAGAGAAAGACTGaatatgaaacaaaatcaacaatctGCGCAAAACAACTCCCAGCACTCTCAGCATCACCAAtttcaccaacaacaacagcaacagcagtcCAACAAAGATAAAATCAGTCCACGTGCAATACTCGGCCAGAACAATAACGCCAACGGAGCTCCGAACTATGCTAAACAACAGCCAGCGATTTCGTCTGCACATTTGCAAAATAGTAATGCAATTGCTTTAGCTTCTACCATGATATTGGCACAAAGGCAGCAAATGGTGATTCAACAGCATTTGCAGCAAGCAAATCGTCAGCAATCTCAACAGCCATACCAACACCCAACTCAACGCTtgccacaacaacaacagcgaccccaacaacaacagcaacagcaaacTCATCAGCATCCGGATCAAAAAAGATATCAGCCGCCacaccatcaacaacaacaacaacatcagcaacagAAGCCTAATCAGCAACTATCTGCTTCCaattaccaaaaccaaaacaagcagcagcaacaacatgTCGTAACGCTAGGGCCAAGTGTTCCCGGAAAGAATTCCGTTCAAGATAGACTGAAGATAAAGATAAGCAATAATATGTGCAAAAcgaataataacaattttaattcgaATGGCGGAGGAAGTACCGCAAATACACCAGACTCATCGCCAGGTCTATCGTCTGCTGGCTCGGACCAACCGAGTCCATTTGGCGATCGAAAATCAAATGTGATAAAGAACGAAACTCAAGAGACTCaa CAAATAATTCCGCCAAAAGTTTTCCAATTCAATCCAAAACTCGATCCCGTGACATCACTCTCACAGTACTGTGTAGTTCGGCGGTGTGCGCAACCCGAATACACATTCTTCCGATCGAAGTTTTCCAAGCTATTCCAGTGTCATGTCCTAGTCAATGAAAGTATTTACTCTACATACCCAAATGAGTACCCCAATGAGAATTTGGCCAAGTTCTCGTGTGCCGGTATGGCAATTGAGGAGATAAAAATACAGGAGAGCCGTCGTCATTTGCCTGTATGTCCTGACAGCGATCAGGATTTGACAGCAAAGATTTACCAGGAACTAAAATCTCATCCACATGGTATCTTTGCTAAAAATCTGCCAGAATGGTTTGAGAGCACATTCAAACAACTTCTGCCTGATCATTGGTGGTCTTTGATCGAGGGCTCCAAACAATTCCTGACTGAAACCTCTACACGTGATAGTCTGATTATATTTTCGAATAATGACTTCGAGGCTGGAGATGACGATGAACCCGAAGTGGAATCGTACACGCTTGAATCGATCAAACTGCCTTGGGCAGAGAAGTACTGGAATCTGTACATAACACATTGCGTATCGACTACTGAGATTTGGGCCCGTCTCTTTGGCAAGGAATACAGTGACGAGTTTGATAATCTCATGAACGAGATCGATATGCACATGCTGACCGACAAGACCCGACCGGTGTCGGTAGCCTGCAAACAGATCTATTTGGTGTGCATTGCAGAATGTTGGCATCGAGTGCGTCTGGAAGAAGTGGATAAATTAAATGCCATTGGACAGTGCTTCTTTATTGACTTCGGCGACGAAGACTGGGTGCCGGTCAGTCAGTTGTATATATGTGAAAAGAAGTTCCTGAAATTGGCGCCGCAAGCAGTTTCCTTTAGTTTGTTTGGCTTGGAAGACTTTGCTGGCAATCCCAATGCCAAGCGGCACCTAGACGCCATGCTTGCTAGCAAAAGTGTTGTGGGAGAGATACTAACCAAGGAGGAGATCTATGCAGCCGGGAACGCAGAGGGAAGTGTGGTTAACATTCAAGTTGTCCTCTACGATACATCTTCTCAGGAAGATGTGAATCTGAATCCGTTGGTTCTTCATCAAATCTGCAATGATACACCCCCACCAGAAATCAAACGAACAGGTCTAACAACTGTCCTAATAACCCACATCACCGATACTGGAGACGTTTTTCTGCAGGTCCGAAATTCCGAGTTACAATATGTtcag AAACTCATTAATCAACTTATTGaatcaaagttcaaaaaagaCCAGCATAAAGTTACTCGAGCTGATGTTAAGAGTTCCactatgtttttaatttgtgataAAACCACTAATCAATGGTATCGTGGAGTATTAGCTAACTCAAGCAATTCACAGTTGGAAGAAgatgaatttgatattttttacattGACTATGGTATGACAAAGAAGACTAATATTTCGAACATGTTCCAATTGGAATCGCTGAGTACTGCGCTGAGCAAATTTCCTCGCCAGGGAATCAAAGCAAGGCTTGATAATATTCCTGCTACAAGTCCGGCTATTATAGCGAGAATGCGAGGTCTTTTGCCTGCTGATTCAAGAGCGTTG GTCAAAATCGGTACGCCAAGTTCGATACCGTTGGTTATTGTCTACAAACGTTTTGAAGGCAGTGAGGCCCTTTGCAATGTTAACGAAGTTATTCGAATTGAGCAGGAATTAGAAAG TTCATCATCTGACCTTTTAGATGATAGTCTTACAATTTCTCTTAATGATGGTAAAAGTAGCAGTGGAGGTGGAAGTAGTCTACAATCTCCTGGTGCAAATTCGCGCAATAATTCATCAGTTGATTTGCAACAAACTTTTCGAAATCTCACAACTAAAACGAATTCTGTGCCAAGTTCACCACAAAAAAGTGATTACATGCTTAAATTGAAAAGCTACGAAGATGTGCCAAATGTTGGAGAATTTATGGATGTGCGTGTCACTATGTCCGCGAATCCACTTAATTTTGtg gtTCAACCATATAAAGATTTTCCAGAGCTACGCAAGCTTATGAAAGATCTACAAGAATATTGCGAAAACAATGATGAGTTTATTCCTGTTGATATGGTGGAAATCGGACAAGTTTATGCTGGCAAAAATAAGGATGGTTTCTTTCACAG AGTAATTGTCGTAAACAAATATGAAGACATGATTCATGTAAGCTTTTGTGACTTTGGAGATGTCGACATTCTGAGATGCGATCAGCTAAAGACACTTCCAGGCAAGTTCCGACAGCTTCCCAAACAAGCCATCCAAGCGAAATTATACG GTATTACACCACGTAATGTTGATTGGGCTCTAGAAGATTGTTTACGCTTCCGTGAGCTTACAGTCGGTCAAAAGTTCGTCTCGGTTATCAAAAGAATAAGTGACGGTGACAAAATTAGTCCAGATACTCGAATACTCGAGTTGGATCTAATCGATGTCCAAACCGATGAGGATATTTTTATTagagatattttaataaatgaaaaacgtGCCATTGAGGCAAACGACAATGGAAAAggcgaataa